From the genome of Pseudomonas sp. FP453:
GGCGTTTTCGATGACAACGGCAAGTGGATGGACGGCTGGGAATCACGCCGCAAGCGCTTCGAAGGCTACGACAGCGCAGTGATCCGCCTGGGCGTACCCGGCTCGATCAAAGGCGTGGACATCGACACTTCATTCTTCACCGGCAACTTCCCGCCGTCGGCCTCTCTCGAAGCCTGCTTCCTGGCCTCGGGCGACCCTGATGAGAACACCCAGTGGGTGGAAGTGCTGTCGGCCGTCGAGCTGCAAGGCAACAGCCACCACTACCACGAGATCAGCAACGACAAGGCCTTCAGCCACCTGCGCTTCAACATCTACCCGGATGGCGGCGTCGCTCGTCTGCGTGTGTACGGTATTCCGTTCCGCGACTGGTCGTCGATCGGCGACAACGAACAAGTCGACCTGGCCTCGGCCCTCAACGGCGGCCGTGCACTGGCCTGCTCCGATGAACACTTCGGGCGCATGAGCAACATCCTCAACCCGGGCCGTGGCATCAACATGGGCGACGGCTGGGAAACCGCACGTCGCCGTACTCCGGGCAATGACTGGGTGATCGTCGCACTGGGCCACCCGGGCGAGATCGAGAAAATCATCGTCGACACCCTGCACTTCAAGGGCAACTACCCAGACACCTGCTCGATCCAGGGCGCCTTCGTGAAAGGCGGCACCGACAGCCAGATCGAAACCCAATCGCTGTTCTGGCGCGAGCTGTTGCCTTCGCAGAAGCTGGAAATGCACGCTGAACACAGCTTCGCCGAGCAGATCAAGGCGCTGGGGCCGATTACCCACATCCGCCTGAATGTGTTCCCGGATGGGGGTGTGAGCCGCCTGCGCGTTTTGGGCAAAGTAGCCAAGTAAGCGGTGAACCCGATCGCAGGCAAGCCAGCTCCCACATTTGAATGTATTCACATATCAAAATGTGGGAGCGGGCTTGCCCGCGATGGCGGCCGAACAAACAACACAACATTCGGATAAGAAGACAGCCATGCGCACACTAGTGATCGAACCCCTGACCAAAGAAGCCTTCGCCCCTTTCGGAGACGTTATCGAAACCGACGGCAGCGATCACTTCATGATCAACAACGGGTCGACCATGCGCTTTCACAAATTGGCCACGGTCGAAACCGCTAAACCGGAAGACCACGCCATCATCAGCATTTTCCGCGCCGACGCGCAGGACATGCCGCTGACCGTGTGCATGCTGGAGAGACACCCGCTGGGCAGCCAAGCGTTCATACCGCTGCTCGGCAACCCCTTTCTGATCGTGGTCGCGCCACTTGGCGATGAACCTGTATCGGGCTTGGTCCGCGCCTTCGTTACCAACGGCAGGCAGGGCATTAATTACCATCGCGGCGTCTGGCACCACCCGGTGCTGACGATCGAAAAGCGGGATGACTTCCTGGTGGTTGATCGCAGTGGCACAGGCAATAACTGCGATGAGCATTTTTTCAAAGAGGATGAGCGGTTGATCCTCGCCCCCCACCAATAAGAGAAGGCTTGATCACCCGACAACAAGGGTGACAGGCGAGAGGTAAAGACTGTGGAAGCACATCTGTTGGAATGGCTGAACCTTAGCGTGCGCTGGGTTCACATGATCACTGGCGTCGCGTGGATCGGCGCTTCTTTCTACTTTGTCTGGCTGGAAAACAACCTCAATCGCGTCAACCCCAAGAGCGGCCTGGCCGGTGACTTGTGGGCGATCCACGGTGGCGGTATCTACCACCTGGAAAAATACAAACTGGCCCCACCGACCATGCCGGACAACCTGCACTGGTTCAAATGGGAAGCCTATTTCACCTGGATGTCGGGCGTCGCGCTGCTGTGCGTGGTGTTCTACCTCAACCCGACGCTGTACCTGCTCGCCCCCGGCAGCAGCCTCAGCGGCACCGAAGGCGTGTTGCTGGGCATTGGCTCACTGTTCGCCGGCTGGTTCATCTACTCCTTCCTCTGCGACTCGGCCCTGGGCAAACGCCCTGCCCTGCTCGGCTTCATCCTGTTCGTGCTGTTGATTGCCGCCGCGTACGGCTTCAGCAAAGTGTTCAGCGGCCGTGGCGCCTACCTGCACGTGGGTGCGGTGATCGGCACCATCATGGTCGGCAACGTATTCCGCATCATCATGCCGGCGCAACGCGCATTGGTCGCGGCCATCGCCGAGAACCGCACGCCAGACCCGGCGCTGCCGGCCAAGGGCTTGCTGCGTTCGCGCCACAACAACTACTTCACCTTGCCGGTGCTGTTCATCATGATCAGCAACCACTTCCCGAGCACCTACGGCAGCCAATACAACTGGCTGATCCTGGCCGGTATCGCCGTGGCCGCCGTGTTGGTCCGTCACTACTTCAACACCCGGCATAACAGCCAGAAGTACGCGTGGACCTTGCCGGTGGGCGCCTTGGCGATGATCAGCCTGGCGTACGTGACCGGTCCCAAGCCGGTGGCCGAAGTGGCCAAGGCCCCTGCAGCCATCGAGTACCAACCGTTGCCAGAAACGGCGTTGGGTGGTGGCTTGAAACCGGCCGCGCCCGCCGCTGCTCCTGCTGCCGAACCGGCACCTGCGCAGGCGTCGATTGATTTCGACAAAGTGCATGGGGTGATCCAGGAACGCTGCGCCGTGTGCCATTCGGCCAAGCCCACCAGCCCGCTGTTCAGCACCGCACCGGGTGGAGTGATGTTTGATACCCCGGCGCAGATCCAGCAGCAGGCGGCGCGCATTCAAGCGCAGGCCGTCGCGACCCAGATCATGCCGTTGGGCAACATCACCCAGATGACCCAGCAGGAGCGGGATCTGATTGGTACCTGGATCAATCAGGGGGCCCGTACCAACTAACTGATCCACACACATCCAACTGTGGGAGAGGACTTGTGTGGGAGCTGGCTTGCCTGCGATGGCATCACCTCGGTCGACCTGATACACCGAGGTGCCTGCATCGCAGGCAAGCCAGCTCCCACATAAGCCAACTCCCACAGTTGGCACCGTGCAAGTTTGTAGATTGAGTTCCACCCGGCAATTGAATGCCAAACAACACAACAATAAAAAAGATCCGAGGTGTTGCATGACCGAGTTAGCCGAACCGCAGATTCCTGCCGCACCCGCCATGGTGCGGCTGCCCCTCTTGCAACTGATTCTGGTAGGCCTGCAACACGTCTTGCTGATGTACGGCGGCGCCGTCGCCGTGCCCCTGATCATTGGCCAGGCCGCCGGCCTGAGCCGTGAAGAAATCGCTTTTCTGATCAACGCCGACCTGCTGGTGGCCGGTATCGCCACCATGGTGCAGTCATTCGGCATCGGCCCGGTGGGCATTCGCATGCCAGTGATGATGGGCGCCAGTTTCGCCGCCGTCGGCAGCATGGTGGCCATGGCCGGCATGCCCGGTATCGGCTTGCAGGGGATCTTCGGCGCGACCATCGCCGCCGGGTTCTTCGGCATGATCATCGCGCCGTTCATGTCCAAGGTGGTGCGCTTCTTCCCGCCCCTGGTCACCGGCACCGTGATTACGGCCATCGGCCTGTCGCTGTTTCCAGTGGCCGTAAACTGGGCCGGCGGCGGCAGCGCAGCGGCCACCTTCGGCTCGCCGATCTACCTGGCGATTGCCGCGCTGGTACTGGGCACCATCCTGCTGATCAACCGTTTCATGCGCGGTTTCTGGGTGAACATCTCGGTGCTGATCGGTATGGGCCTGGGCTACGTGCTGTGCGGCCTGCTCGGCATGGTCGACCTCAGCGGCCTGGCCCAGGCGCCGTGGGTGCAGGTGGTGACACCGTTGCACTTCGGCATGCCCAAATTCGAGTTGGCGCCCATCCTGTCGATGTGCCTGGTGGTGGTGATCATCTTTGTCGAGTCCACCGGGATGTTTCTCGCCCTGGGCAAGATCACCGGCCAGGACGTCACCCCGAAAATGCTCCGCCGTGGCCTGTTGTGTGATGCCGGCGCCTCGTTTGTGGCCGGGTTCTTCAACACCTTTACCCACTCGTCCTTTGCGCAAAATATCGGCCTGGTGCAGATGACCGGCGTGCGTTGCCGTTCGGTGACGATCATGGCTGGCGCGTTCCTGATCGTGCTCAGCCTGCTGCCGAAAGCCGCGTACCTGGTGGCGTCGATTCCGCCGGCAGTGCTCGGCGGTGCGGCGATTGCCATGTTCGGCATGGTGGCCGCGACCGGAATCAAGATCCTCCAGGAAGCCGACATCGCCGACCGCCGCAACCAGTTGCTGGTGGCGGTAAGTATCGGCATGGGCCTGATCCCGGTAGTACGCCCGGAGTTCTTCGCGCAACTGCCGCTGTGGATGAGCCCGATTACCCACAGTGGCATCGCCATGGCCACCCTCAGCGCGTTGTCGCTGAATGTGCTGTTCAACATCCTCGGCGGCGCGGAACGCCCGGAAGTCGCCCACTCGCATTGATTCCTTCGTTCATTACAAAAACAAAAACAGACAGGGAACACCGACATGCACGCCATTCACCCGGGGCCGGCCACAAGCCGTGCCCCATTCTCGCCCCACGCGCTCTTTAACAGCGCACTTGAGCCAAGGCTTTGGAGCCAGTATTCTCCGCGCCCGCTCGAATCGACTCAAAAAAAAACAGCGAATGTAAAAGCTGACTGCAAGGCCAACTTATCCCGGCCTAATGTCTGCTGCCAAAGTGCGCAAACGTCCTCTGAATTCGACTGCATCTCATGCAGCCGACGGGGATTTTTTGGCTTTTTAAACACCTTGGCGCAGCTCTTGCTAAAAGCATTAAAGCTGACCGAACAGACGATTTTTGCAGCGAACCAAAAGGCGCCACACCAGAGCGCCTGCGTAGAAGAAAAACCACAAAACTTTAACTCGGGAGCAACCGAATGAAACCTATGTTCAAAGGCCTGATGCTGGCGGGATCCCTGCTGGCCGGTGGCCAAGCCGTGGCCGGTGACCTGCTGCAATGGCAAAACAACAGCCTGACCTACTTGTGGGGCAAGAACTTCACCGTCAACCCGCAGATCCAGCAAACCGTCACGTTCGAACATGCCGATGCCTGGAAGTACGGCGACAACTTCCTGTTTGTCGACCGCATCTTTTACAACGGCAAGGAAGACGGCAACGTCGGCCCGAGTACTTACTACGGCGAAATCAGTCCACGCCTGTCGTTCGGCAAGATCTTTAATCAAGACCTGTCCTTTGGCCCGATCAAGGACGTGCTGCTGGCCTTTACTTACGAGTTCGGCGAAGGCGACAACGAGTCGTACCTGTTCGGCCCTGGCTTTGACTTGAACGTGCCGGGCTTCGACTACTTCCAGTTGAACTTCTACCAGCGCCAGACCGAAGGCAACCGCCCGGGCGATGGCGTCTGGCAGATCACCCCGGTATGGGCCTACACCCTGCCAGTGGGCAACTCCGACATCCTGATCGATGGCTTTATGGATTGGGTGGTGGACAACGACAAGAACGCCCGTGGCACTTACCACGCCAACCTGCACTTCAACCCGCAGGTCAAATATGACCTGGGCAAGGCGATGAACTGGGGCGCGAAGCAGTTGTATGTCGGTTTTGAATACGACTACTGGAAGAACAAGTACGGGATCGAAGATTCCGGTGCATTCAAGACCAACCAGGACACGGCGAGCTTCCTGGTCAAGTACCACTTCTAACGAGCGCTGCTAGTCTCCTGTGGGAGCTGGCTTGCCTGCGATAGCCATCTGTCTGTGCCAAATGTGTTGGCTGGCACACCGCTATCGCAGGCAAGCCAGCTCCCACATTCAGATCTATTCAAGGCCGAGAAATCGGGTGATTTCGTCGCGCTTGGCCAACGCATCCCGCCGCCCCAACTCGATCAACTCGCTGCAATACCCCGCCTCGAACAGCAAGTAACTCAACACCCCCGCCCCGCTCGTCTTGGTTGCCCCTGGCCCACGCAAGAACAGGCGCAACGCTGCCGGCAATTCCTGGCGATGCCGTGCCGCGATCTCGTCGATGGGCTGGCTCGGCGCAATCACCAGCACTTCCACCGGCGCCAGGCCACGGGCCGCGCTGTCGGCCGGCTGGAAATGGCTGAACTGGTTGAGGCGTTCCAGCAACTCGATATCACTTTCCAGGCTGTCAATGAACGTGCTGTTGAGCATATGCCCGCCGATCTGCGCCAGGGTCGGCTCCTGGCCGGTGAACGTGCGCTGCACAGCCGGCTCATTGCCACGGGGGTTGCCGCTGACGCCCACCACCAGCACCCGACTGGCACCCAGGTGCAGGGCCGGGCTGATGGGCGCGGATTGCCGCACGGCGCCATCACCGAAGTATTCGTGGTCGAGTTTCACCGGGGCGAACAGCAACGGGATCGCCGAGCTGGCCAGCAGGTGCTCAACGGAGAGTTGCGTCGGTACGCCGATACGCCGATGGCGCAACCAGGCGTCGATGGTGCCGCCGCCCTGGTAGAAGGTCACCGCCTGTCCGGACTCATAGCCAAAGGCCGTCACCGCGACCGCATGCAGGTGCTTGTTACGGATGGCCTCGTCGATGCCGTCCAGGTGCAGCTTGTCCTTGAGCAACGCCTTCAGCGGTGTGCTGTTGAGCAGCGCCACCGGCATTTGCGAGCCCAGCCCGAGCAAACTGTGAATAAAGAAGCGACTCGCCTGGCGAATCACCCCCGGCCAATCACTGCGTAGCACCAGATGACTGCGAAAGCCCTGCCAGAAGGC
Proteins encoded in this window:
- a CDS encoding outer membrane protein OmpK, whose translation is MKPMFKGLMLAGSLLAGGQAVAGDLLQWQNNSLTYLWGKNFTVNPQIQQTVTFEHADAWKYGDNFLFVDRIFYNGKEDGNVGPSTYYGEISPRLSFGKIFNQDLSFGPIKDVLLAFTYEFGEGDNESYLFGPGFDLNVPGFDYFQLNFYQRQTEGNRPGDGVWQITPVWAYTLPVGNSDILIDGFMDWVVDNDKNARGTYHANLHFNPQVKYDLGKAMNWGAKQLYVGFEYDYWKNKYGIEDSGAFKTNQDTASFLVKYHF
- the alc gene encoding allantoicase codes for the protein MKAYAVPFEKFVNLADARLGTKILSVTDDWFADANRLFQPTPAVWKEGVFDDNGKWMDGWESRRKRFEGYDSAVIRLGVPGSIKGVDIDTSFFTGNFPPSASLEACFLASGDPDENTQWVEVLSAVELQGNSHHYHEISNDKAFSHLRFNIYPDGGVARLRVYGIPFRDWSSIGDNEQVDLASALNGGRALACSDEHFGRMSNILNPGRGINMGDGWETARRRTPGNDWVIVALGHPGEIEKIIVDTLHFKGNYPDTCSIQGAFVKGGTDSQIETQSLFWRELLPSQKLEMHAEHSFAEQIKALGPITHIRLNVFPDGGVSRLRVLGKVAK
- a CDS encoding patatin-like phospholipase family protein; amino-acid sequence: MRPAEPVTGLILSGGGARAAYQVGVLAAIAELLPPGAPNPFPVIVGTSAGAINAVSLASGATDFTAAIQRLTAFWQGFRSHLVLRSDWPGVIRQASRFFIHSLLGLGSQMPVALLNSTPLKALLKDKLHLDGIDEAIRNKHLHAVAVTAFGYESGQAVTFYQGGGTIDAWLRHRRIGVPTQLSVEHLLASSAIPLLFAPVKLDHEYFGDGAVRQSAPISPALHLGASRVLVVGVSGNPRGNEPAVQRTFTGQEPTLAQIGGHMLNSTFIDSLESDIELLERLNQFSHFQPADSAARGLAPVEVLVIAPSQPIDEIAARHRQELPAALRLFLRGPGATKTSGAGVLSYLLFEAGYCSELIELGRRDALAKRDEITRFLGLE
- a CDS encoding urate hydroxylase PuuD, which encodes MEAHLLEWLNLSVRWVHMITGVAWIGASFYFVWLENNLNRVNPKSGLAGDLWAIHGGGIYHLEKYKLAPPTMPDNLHWFKWEAYFTWMSGVALLCVVFYLNPTLYLLAPGSSLSGTEGVLLGIGSLFAGWFIYSFLCDSALGKRPALLGFILFVLLIAAAYGFSKVFSGRGAYLHVGAVIGTIMVGNVFRIIMPAQRALVAAIAENRTPDPALPAKGLLRSRHNNYFTLPVLFIMISNHFPSTYGSQYNWLILAGIAVAAVLVRHYFNTRHNSQKYAWTLPVGALAMISLAYVTGPKPVAEVAKAPAAIEYQPLPETALGGGLKPAAPAAAPAAEPAPAQASIDFDKVHGVIQERCAVCHSAKPTSPLFSTAPGGVMFDTPAQIQQQAARIQAQAVATQIMPLGNITQMTQQERDLIGTWINQGARTN
- a CDS encoding nucleobase:cation symporter-2 family protein, whose amino-acid sequence is MTELAEPQIPAAPAMVRLPLLQLILVGLQHVLLMYGGAVAVPLIIGQAAGLSREEIAFLINADLLVAGIATMVQSFGIGPVGIRMPVMMGASFAAVGSMVAMAGMPGIGLQGIFGATIAAGFFGMIIAPFMSKVVRFFPPLVTGTVITAIGLSLFPVAVNWAGGGSAAATFGSPIYLAIAALVLGTILLINRFMRGFWVNISVLIGMGLGYVLCGLLGMVDLSGLAQAPWVQVVTPLHFGMPKFELAPILSMCLVVVIIFVESTGMFLALGKITGQDVTPKMLRRGLLCDAGASFVAGFFNTFTHSSFAQNIGLVQMTGVRCRSVTIMAGAFLIVLSLLPKAAYLVASIPPAVLGGAAIAMFGMVAATGIKILQEADIADRRNQLLVAVSIGMGLIPVVRPEFFAQLPLWMSPITHSGIAMATLSALSLNVLFNILGGAERPEVAHSH
- a CDS encoding ureidoglycolate lyase, with amino-acid sequence MRTLVIEPLTKEAFAPFGDVIETDGSDHFMINNGSTMRFHKLATVETAKPEDHAIISIFRADAQDMPLTVCMLERHPLGSQAFIPLLGNPFLIVVAPLGDEPVSGLVRAFVTNGRQGINYHRGVWHHPVLTIEKRDDFLVVDRSGTGNNCDEHFFKEDERLILAPHQ